In Streptococcus uberis, a single window of DNA contains:
- the murC gene encoding UDP-N-acetylmuramate--L-alanine ligase → MSSKTYHFIGIKGSGMSALALMLHQMGHKVQGSDVEKYYFTQRGLEKAGIEIKPFNKDNISEEMELIAGNAFRKDNNEELAYAIDNHIPFKRYHEFLGDFMKQFISFGVAGAHGKTSTTGLLSHVLKNITDTSFLIGDGTGRGSANAQYFVFESDEYERHFMPYHPEYSIITNIDFDHPDYFTGIDDVFSAFNDYAKQVKKALFVYGEDEELKKISANAPIYYYGFEDYNDFVAYDITRTTNGSDFKVKHKDNVIGSFHVPAYGKHNILNATAVIANLYIAGIDMDLVAKHMLTFSGVKRRFTEKIINETIIIDDFAHHPTEIVATIDAARQKYPSKEIVAIFQPHTFTRTIALLDDFAQALNEADSVYLAQIYGSAREVDKGEVKVEDLAAKIIKPSKVVTVENVSPLLDHDNAVYVFMGAGDIQLYERSFEELLANLTHNNQ, encoded by the coding sequence ATGTCGTCAAAAACCTATCATTTTATTGGGATTAAAGGGTCAGGAATGAGTGCTTTGGCACTGATGTTACACCAAATGGGCCATAAAGTTCAGGGAAGTGATGTTGAAAAATACTATTTTACGCAACGTGGACTTGAAAAAGCAGGGATTGAGATTAAACCATTTAACAAGGATAATATATCGGAGGAAATGGAATTAATTGCAGGAAATGCTTTCCGAAAAGACAATAATGAAGAGCTTGCATATGCTATTGATAATCACATTCCATTCAAAAGATACCATGAATTCTTAGGGGATTTCATGAAACAATTTATCAGTTTTGGAGTTGCTGGAGCACACGGGAAGACGTCAACAACAGGTCTGCTTTCTCATGTCTTAAAAAATATTACAGATACTTCATTTCTAATTGGTGATGGTACTGGCCGTGGATCAGCAAATGCACAATATTTTGTTTTTGAATCTGATGAGTATGAAAGACATTTTATGCCATATCACCCAGAGTATTCTATCATTACAAATATTGATTTTGACCATCCAGATTATTTTACTGGGATTGATGATGTATTCTCTGCCTTTAACGATTATGCAAAACAAGTCAAGAAAGCTTTATTTGTTTATGGTGAAGATGAGGAACTTAAGAAAATAAGTGCAAACGCTCCTATCTATTATTATGGATTTGAAGACTATAATGATTTTGTAGCCTACGATATTACAAGAACAACCAATGGTTCAGATTTCAAAGTCAAACATAAGGATAATGTTATTGGATCATTCCACGTTCCTGCCTATGGTAAACATAACATTTTAAATGCGACAGCTGTAATTGCCAATCTTTATATCGCTGGCATTGACATGGATTTAGTTGCCAAACACATGTTAACCTTTTCAGGAGTTAAACGTCGTTTTACAGAAAAAATAATTAATGAAACCATTATTATTGATGACTTTGCCCATCATCCAACAGAAATTGTTGCGACGATAGACGCAGCAAGACAAAAATACCCAAGTAAAGAAATTGTGGCCATTTTCCAACCACATACGTTTACGCGGACAATCGCTTTGCTGGATGATTTTGCCCAAGCCTTGAATGAAGCTGACAGTGTCTATCTAGCTCAAATCTATGGCTCTGCGCGTGAAGTTGATAAAGGTGAGGTAAAAGTCGAAGATTTAGCGGCTAAAATCATCAAACCATCTAAAGTGGTAACTGTTGAAAATGTTTCACCTCTCTTAGATCATGATAATGCTGTTTATGTCTTTATGGGAGCTGGAGATATTCAATTGTATGAACGCTCATTTGAAGAACTCTTAGCTAATTTAACACATAACAATCAATAA
- a CDS encoding GNAT family N-acetyltransferase, which yields MQIRHVREEDWRTVFAIESSNFSESEAATATVIEERTRVIPDTFLVAELDQRVVGYIEGPVVKEPKLVDSLFHGACQNPETGGFVAVTSLSIDQAYQKQGIGTALIAALKDLVILQERQGIVLTCHDYLIAYYEMNGFENYGLSESEHGGSVWYDMVWKNPQLLSSE from the coding sequence ATGCAAATTAGACATGTCAGAGAAGAAGACTGGCGGACTGTTTTTGCTATTGAAAGTAGCAATTTTTCTGAATCTGAAGCTGCGACTGCTACAGTTATTGAAGAAAGAACACGTGTCATTCCAGACACATTTCTAGTTGCGGAACTAGATCAAAGAGTAGTTGGTTACATTGAGGGACCTGTTGTTAAAGAGCCGAAATTAGTGGATTCCCTTTTTCATGGTGCTTGTCAAAACCCTGAAACAGGTGGTTTTGTTGCTGTGACTAGCTTGTCTATTGATCAAGCTTACCAAAAGCAAGGTATCGGAACAGCCTTAATAGCAGCTTTAAAAGATTTAGTCATTTTACAAGAGCGTCAAGGAATCGTTTTGACTTGTCATGATTATCTCATTGCATACTATGAAATGAATGGATTTGAGAATTATGGTTTGTCTGAATCAGAACATGGTGGTAGCGTCTGGTATGACATGGTTTGGAAAAACCCTCAGCTCTTGTCATCTGAATGA
- the mltG gene encoding endolytic transglycosylase MltG, producing the protein MTDVKDDGQKTQKTMSFKEHILAELEKANQIRKEKEELLKQGLEEEELRIKEKEAQEAAKRTLELYREYQEEDLKSRQAQVYDDNQEKLVNETRSEEVDKDKQPESDIPTSDTSDASNAKDKTISDTYSNPIDKNRRGDSLEEKDFSETIPFTPITILDQSQLGNLEEVQHGEEMEQNDSNQSEGDVDHDRVTNKENQGSENPLLRAQSSKRHRADRVAKKISMMLISSILILIILGGLLATLFVYNAVNPVDKKDDKYVQVEVPMGSGNKLIGQLLEEKGLIKSGTVFNFFTKFKNYGNFQSGYYNFQKSMSLEDIAKTLQKGGTDKPTKPALGKILITEGSTIKQMSVAISNNVNTKTTKDKTPFSAKEFLDTVQDEAFIKEMVKKYPRLLSSIPSKSEAIYQLEGYLFPATYNYYKETRMKDLIDEMLATTDATLSPYYESIATSGKTVNDVLTLASLVEKEGSTDGDRRDIASVFYNRLNNGMALQSNIAILYAMNKLGDKTTLAEDASIDTTIKSPYNIYTNTGLMPGPVASPGLSAIDATIKPTNTDYLYFVANVKTGEVFYAKTYEEHSKNVEKYVNSQIQ; encoded by the coding sequence TTGACCGATGTAAAGGACGATGGGCAGAAAACTCAAAAAACGATGAGCTTTAAAGAGCACATTTTAGCTGAGTTAGAAAAAGCTAATCAAATTCGAAAAGAAAAAGAAGAACTATTAAAGCAAGGATTAGAAGAAGAAGAACTTCGTATCAAAGAAAAAGAAGCTCAAGAGGCAGCTAAGCGTACACTTGAGTTGTATAGAGAATATCAAGAAGAGGATTTGAAATCACGTCAAGCGCAAGTATATGATGATAATCAGGAAAAGCTTGTGAATGAGACAAGATCAGAAGAGGTTGATAAAGATAAGCAACCTGAGTCAGATATTCCAACAAGTGATACTTCAGATGCCAGTAATGCAAAGGACAAGACGATCTCTGATACTTATTCTAATCCTATTGACAAAAATAGGAGAGGTGACTCTCTTGAAGAAAAAGATTTTTCTGAAACGATTCCCTTCACACCCATAACAATCTTGGACCAATCCCAGTTGGGAAATCTGGAAGAGGTTCAGCATGGTGAAGAAATGGAACAAAATGACTCTAATCAATCTGAAGGTGATGTTGATCATGACAGAGTGACTAATAAAGAGAATCAGGGTTCAGAAAATCCTTTGCTGAGAGCACAATCTTCAAAACGTCATAGAGCAGACCGAGTGGCAAAAAAGATTTCGATGATGCTGATATCATCTATTCTCATTTTGATTATTCTTGGTGGTCTCTTGGCAACTCTTTTTGTTTATAATGCTGTTAATCCAGTAGATAAAAAAGATGATAAATATGTTCAAGTTGAAGTTCCAATGGGATCTGGGAATAAATTAATTGGTCAACTCTTAGAAGAAAAAGGCCTCATTAAAAGTGGTACCGTTTTTAATTTTTTCACAAAATTTAAGAATTATGGTAACTTCCAAAGTGGTTACTATAACTTCCAAAAGAGCATGTCTTTAGAGGATATTGCTAAAACATTACAAAAAGGTGGGACGGATAAACCGACCAAACCAGCACTAGGTAAGATATTAATTACTGAGGGATCAACAATAAAGCAAATGAGTGTTGCTATCTCAAACAATGTTAATACGAAAACAACTAAAGATAAGACCCCATTTAGTGCAAAAGAATTCTTAGATACGGTTCAAGATGAAGCTTTTATTAAAGAGATGGTTAAAAAATACCCTCGTCTCTTATCAAGCATACCTTCAAAATCAGAAGCAATTTATCAATTAGAAGGCTATCTTTTCCCGGCGACTTATAACTATTATAAGGAAACAAGGATGAAAGATTTAATTGATGAGATGTTGGCGACGACTGATGCAACCTTGTCACCTTACTATGAATCAATTGCAACTAGTGGAAAAACTGTCAATGACGTTTTGACCTTAGCTTCATTAGTGGAAAAAGAAGGTTCAACAGATGGCGATCGACGAGATATTGCGAGTGTCTTTTACAATCGTTTGAACAATGGTATGGCTCTTCAATCTAATATTGCTATCTTGTATGCAATGAATAAGCTTGGAGATAAGACAACACTTGCAGAAGACGCTTCTATTGACACCACAATTAAATCCCCCTATAATATCTATACTAATACTGGTTTAATGCCTGGTCCAGTTGCTAGTCCAGGGCTGTCAGCAATTGATGCTACCATTAAACCTACTAATACTGACTATTTATACTTTGTAGCAAATGTAAAAACTGGAGAAGTCTTCTATGCCAAGACTTACGAGGAACATTCAAAGAATGTTGAAAAATATGTCAATAGTCAAATTCAGTAA
- the greA gene encoding transcription elongation factor GreA gives MAEKTYPMTKAEKEQLEKELEELKLVRRPEVVERIKIARSYGDLSENSEYDAAKDEQAFVEGQISTLETQIRFAEIIDSDAVAKDEVAIGKTVVVQEVGTTDKDTYHIVGSAGADIFSGKISNESPIAQALIGKKKGDIADIVSPATTYQVEIISVEKTK, from the coding sequence ATGGCTGAAAAAACCTACCCAATGACAAAAGCTGAAAAAGAACAATTGGAAAAAGAATTAGAGGAATTAAAATTAGTCCGTCGCCCTGAAGTGGTAGAACGTATTAAGATTGCTCGATCATATGGAGATTTATCTGAGAACTCAGAATATGATGCAGCAAAAGATGAGCAAGCATTCGTTGAAGGTCAAATTTCGACATTAGAGACTCAAATTCGCTTTGCTGAAATTATTGATAGTGATGCCGTTGCAAAAGATGAAGTTGCAATTGGGAAAACAGTAGTTGTACAAGAAGTTGGAACAACTGATAAGGATACCTATCACATTGTTGGTTCTGCTGGTGCAGATATCTTTTCAGGAAAAATTTCAAACGAAAGCCCTATTGCTCAAGCCTTAATCGGCAAGAAAAAAGGAGATATCGCTGATATTGTTTCACCGGCTACTACTTATCAAGTAGAAATCATTAGTGTTGAAAAAACAAAATAA
- the yidC gene encoding membrane protein insertase YidC, whose protein sequence is MKIKLNRILFSGLALSILFTLTGCVGRDAHGNPKGIIWDLLGKPMSYFINYFANNVGLGFGLAIIIVTIIVRTLILPLGLYQSWKASYQSEKMAFLKPIFDPINQKMKNATTQEEKLAAQTELMAAQRENGINMLGGMGCLPLLIQMPFFSAMYFAALHTKGISTSTFMGIDLGSRSLVLTGIIAVLYYFQSWLSMQAVAEEQRAQMKTMMYTMPIMMIFMTLSLPAGVGLYWLVGGFFSIIQQLITTYVLKPKLRQQIEEEFKNNPPKASKAGSTRKDVTPSKNQAISTKANTNRKNRNAGKQKNR, encoded by the coding sequence TTGAAAATTAAATTAAATCGTATTCTCTTTTCGGGTCTAGCACTCTCTATTCTGTTTACCTTAACAGGGTGTGTTGGCCGTGATGCGCATGGCAATCCAAAAGGGATTATTTGGGACTTACTTGGCAAACCAATGTCTTATTTTATCAACTATTTTGCTAATAATGTTGGTCTAGGTTTTGGACTTGCGATTATTATTGTAACCATTATTGTGCGAACATTGATTTTACCGCTTGGCTTATACCAATCTTGGAAAGCAAGTTACCAATCTGAAAAAATGGCATTTTTAAAACCTATCTTTGATCCCATTAATCAAAAGATGAAAAATGCTACAACTCAAGAAGAAAAGTTAGCCGCTCAAACAGAATTAATGGCTGCACAGCGTGAAAATGGTATCAATATGCTAGGTGGTATGGGATGTCTTCCTTTATTGATTCAAATGCCTTTCTTCTCTGCCATGTACTTTGCCGCTCTACACACTAAAGGTATTTCTACAAGTACTTTCATGGGAATTGATTTAGGAAGTCGCAGCCTTGTTTTAACTGGAATTATTGCAGTTCTCTACTATTTCCAATCATGGTTGTCTATGCAAGCTGTAGCAGAAGAACAACGTGCGCAAATGAAAACCATGATGTATACCATGCCAATTATGATGATTTTTATGACGCTAAGTTTACCTGCGGGCGTAGGACTATATTGGTTGGTCGGTGGTTTCTTCAGTATTATTCAACAATTAATTACAACCTATGTTTTAAAACCAAAACTTCGTCAACAAATTGAAGAAGAATTTAAAAACAATCCACCAAAAGCATCTAAAGCAGGATCAACTCGAAAAGATGTTACACCTTCAAAGAATCAAGCTATTTCTACAAAAGCGAATACGAATCGAAAAAATCGTAACGCCGGAAAACAAAAAAATCGCTAG
- a CDS encoding acylphosphatase: MKKVRIIVSGKVQGVGFRYSTYALALEIGNIYGRVWNNDDGTVEILAQSQNSDKMAKFIQEIRKGPSKWAKVTYVDVKMDNFKDFHDFKMSN; this comes from the coding sequence ATGAAAAAAGTACGCATAATTGTATCAGGAAAAGTGCAGGGCGTAGGCTTTCGTTATTCCACTTATGCTTTGGCCTTAGAAATTGGTAATATCTATGGTAGAGTATGGAACAATGATGATGGTACTGTAGAAATATTAGCCCAATCACAGAACTCCGATAAGATGGCTAAGTTTATTCAAGAAATTCGTAAAGGACCGTCAAAATGGGCCAAAGTAACCTATGTTGACGTTAAAATGGATAACTTCAAAGACTTTCATGACTTTAAAATGTCCAATTAA
- a CDS encoding TrmH family RNA methyltransferase — protein sequence MIISSKANPIIKKTKKLLQKKHRKNSYLIEGWHLFEEAQKSKQPILSVFLTEELENFKNSECPIYIVTPEVLKELTESPSPQGIVAEIAMPDSPLPLSQKGKYLLLEDVQDPGNLGTMIRTADAACFDGVILSEKTVDLYNQKTLRSMQGSHFHLPVWRTDVYSFCQTIQSNGVPVLATTLSKDSIDYKALPQNDSFVLVMGNEGRGISDEMAALANQLVHINMPGQAESLNVAVAAGILIFSLI from the coding sequence ATGATAATAAGTTCTAAAGCCAATCCAATAATTAAAAAAACAAAGAAGCTTCTTCAAAAAAAACATCGTAAAAACTCCTATTTGATTGAGGGGTGGCATCTCTTTGAAGAAGCACAAAAATCAAAACAGCCTATTTTATCAGTCTTTCTAACAGAAGAACTTGAAAACTTTAAAAATAGTGAATGCCCTATCTATATTGTGACACCAGAGGTTCTGAAAGAATTAACAGAATCTCCAAGTCCGCAAGGCATTGTAGCTGAAATTGCTATGCCGGATTCTCCGCTGCCACTTAGCCAAAAAGGGAAGTATCTTTTGCTAGAAGATGTGCAAGATCCTGGAAATTTAGGAACGATGATTCGAACGGCAGATGCAGCCTGTTTTGATGGGGTCATTTTATCAGAAAAAACAGTTGATCTTTACAATCAAAAAACCCTAAGGTCTATGCAAGGGAGTCATTTTCACCTTCCAGTTTGGCGAACAGATGTTTATAGCTTTTGTCAAACCATTCAGTCTAATGGAGTACCAGTTTTGGCAACAACCCTATCTAAGGACTCTATTGATTATAAAGCTCTGCCTCAAAATGATTCTTTTGTATTAGTAATGGGGAATGAAGGGCGAGGTATCAGTGATGAGATGGCTGCGCTTGCCAATCAACTGGTCCATATTAACATGCCTGGTCAGGCAGAAAGTTTAAACGTTGCCGTAGCCGCAGGCATACTTATTTTCAGCTTGATTTAA
- a CDS encoding HD domain-containing protein: MEYNQDQEFMELVGQLIEHPRFQKLESIVQHHHSTRFEHSINVAYTSYKLAKRFGWDERSTARGGLLHDFFYYDWRVTKFKKSHAWVHPRIALRNAKKLTDINKREEDIILKHMWGATVAFPRYKESYIVTMVDKYWAVKEAATPMRNRWANRRLFRRKTLNSHNR; this comes from the coding sequence ATGGAATATAATCAAGACCAAGAATTTATGGAACTCGTTGGACAATTGATTGAACACCCCAGATTTCAAAAATTAGAGTCAATTGTCCAACATCACCATTCAACTCGCTTTGAACATTCAATTAATGTAGCATATACAAGTTATAAACTGGCCAAACGTTTTGGTTGGGATGAAAGAAGTACGGCACGAGGAGGCTTGCTTCATGATTTCTTCTATTACGACTGGCGAGTTACCAAATTTAAAAAAAGTCATGCATGGGTTCATCCCAGAATAGCCTTACGTAATGCTAAAAAATTGACAGATATTAACAAGCGAGAAGAAGATATTATTTTGAAACATATGTGGGGAGCAACGGTTGCTTTTCCTAGATATAAGGAAAGTTATATTGTCACAATGGTCGATAAGTATTGGGCTGTGAAAGAAGCTGCAACTCCAATGCGAAACCGTTGGGCAAATCGCCGTTTGTTTAGAAGGAAAACCCTCAATAGTCATAATCGTTAA
- a CDS encoding Bax inhibitor-1/YccA family protein, which translates to MNDNVIYTETDAGLNRFFAKIYSLVGMGVGLSAFVSYLMLFPFRENLISIISQHPFVYYGAAAVELILVFIASSAAQRNTPMALPLFLIYSALNGFTLSFIIAAYTGTTVLEAFVSSAAVFFAMAFIGARVKKDLSGMRKAMMAALIGIILASVINIFMGSGTMSFIISIISVLIFSGLIASDNQMIKRVYEANNGQVGDGWAVAMALSLYLDFINLFISLLRIFGRND; encoded by the coding sequence ATGAATGATAATGTTATTTATACTGAAACCGATGCTGGATTGAATCGTTTCTTTGCTAAAATATATAGTTTAGTGGGAATGGGAGTTGGCTTGTCAGCTTTTGTCTCTTATCTCATGTTGTTCCCATTTAGAGAAAATTTAATCTCTATTATTTCACAACATCCCTTTGTATATTATGGTGCAGCGGCTGTGGAATTGATTTTAGTTTTTATAGCTAGCTCTGCAGCACAGCGTAATACGCCAATGGCATTACCATTATTCCTAATCTATTCTGCATTAAATGGTTTTACGTTAAGTTTTATCATTGCAGCTTACACTGGAACAACTGTATTAGAAGCTTTTGTCTCTTCAGCAGCGGTCTTCTTTGCAATGGCCTTTATTGGTGCCCGTGTAAAGAAAGATTTATCAGGTATGCGTAAAGCAATGATGGCTGCCTTGATTGGTATTATTTTGGCTAGTGTCATCAATATTTTTATGGGTAGTGGTACGATGAGTTTTATTATTAGTATCATATCCGTCCTCATTTTTTCAGGATTGATTGCTTCTGATAACCAAATGATTAAACGTGTCTATGAGGCAAATAATGGTCAAGTTGGTGATGGTTGGGCAGTAGCGATGGCATTAAGTCTCTATCTTGATTTTATCAACTTATTTATTAGCTTACTTCGTATCTTTGGAAGAAATGATTAA
- a CDS encoding diaminopimelate decarboxylase, whose product MKKPFISKEKLEDMTSQYPTPFHLYDEAGIRQKAREVNKAFSWNKGFKEYFAVKATPTPAILKILQEENCGVDCATEVELMMSHELGFKDIMFSSNNTPAREYQYAQEVGATINLDAYEQIAYLEETSGLPEKISLRYNPGGVFALGTDIMDHPQDSKFGMTKEQLFQGYKELKAKGVKEFGIHSFLASNTVTNDYYPQLARQLFQLAVQIKEELDISLSFINLSGGIGVNYLPDQKENDIAQIGLGVKKAFEEILVPNNLGHISIYTELGRFMLAPHGHLITRVLHRKKTYKDYIGVDASAVNLLRPAMYGSYHHITNISNPDGEVELVDVVGSLCENNDKFAKDRELPQARPGDLLVIHDTGAHGFSMGYQYNGRLRSAEMLLEESGQVRMIRRAETPEDYFSTIRGFEF is encoded by the coding sequence ATGAAAAAACCGTTCATCAGCAAAGAAAAACTAGAAGATATGACGTCACAATACCCAACTCCCTTTCATCTATATGATGAAGCTGGAATTAGACAAAAAGCTCGAGAGGTGAACAAGGCTTTTTCTTGGAACAAGGGCTTTAAGGAATATTTTGCAGTAAAAGCAACACCAACCCCAGCCATCTTGAAAATATTACAAGAAGAAAACTGTGGTGTTGATTGTGCAACAGAAGTTGAATTAATGATGAGTCACGAATTGGGATTTAAAGATATTATGTTTTCTTCCAACAATACCCCGGCGCGTGAATACCAATATGCTCAAGAAGTTGGTGCGACAATTAATTTGGATGCCTATGAACAGATTGCTTACCTCGAAGAGACGAGTGGTCTTCCTGAAAAAATTTCTTTGCGCTATAATCCAGGTGGCGTTTTTGCTTTAGGAACAGATATCATGGATCATCCTCAAGATTCTAAATTTGGGATGACTAAAGAACAACTGTTTCAAGGTTATAAAGAACTAAAAGCTAAAGGTGTTAAGGAATTCGGCATTCATTCATTCCTTGCTTCTAATACTGTTACCAATGATTACTACCCCCAACTAGCTCGTCAACTTTTTCAATTAGCGGTTCAAATAAAAGAAGAACTTGATATCTCTCTAAGTTTTATCAATTTATCTGGAGGAATTGGTGTCAATTATTTACCAGACCAAAAAGAAAATGATATTGCTCAAATTGGTTTAGGTGTAAAAAAAGCATTTGAAGAAATTCTTGTACCAAATAATCTCGGTCACATCAGTATTTACACTGAGTTGGGACGATTTATGTTGGCTCCGCACGGCCATTTGATAACGCGAGTTCTTCATCGCAAAAAAACCTATAAAGATTATATCGGAGTAGATGCTTCAGCAGTCAATTTGTTAAGACCTGCAATGTATGGTTCTTATCATCACATCACAAATATTTCTAATCCAGATGGAGAAGTTGAACTGGTAGATGTGGTAGGCTCGCTTTGTGAAAATAATGATAAGTTTGCCAAGGACCGTGAATTACCTCAAGCGAGGCCTGGAGACTTATTAGTCATTCATGATACGGGAGCACACGGCTTTTCAATGGGGTATCAGTATAATGGGCGCTTGCGTTCTGCTGAAATGTTGCTTGAGGAATCGGGACAAGTTAGAATGATTAGACGTGCAGAAACCCCAGAAGATTACTTTTCAACTATCAGAGGTTTTGAGTTTTAA
- a CDS encoding YneF family protein has translation MSTAIWILLIVLALIGGLFGGVFIARKQIEKEIGEHPRLTPEAIREMMSQMGQKPSEAKIQQTYRNIVKQSKAAAAKGK, from the coding sequence ATGTCTACAGCTATTTGGATTTTATTAATTGTACTTGCATTAATTGGTGGCTTATTTGGAGGGGTTTTTATTGCCCGTAAACAAATCGAAAAAGAAATCGGAGAACACCCACGTTTAACACCTGAAGCCATTCGTGAAATGATGAGTCAAATGGGTCAAAAACCAAGTGAAGCTAAAATCCAACAGACTTACCGCAATATTGTCAAACAATCTAAGGCTGCTGCAGCTAAAGGGAAATAA
- the racE gene encoding glutamate racemase produces MDNRPIGFLDSGVGGLTVVRELMRQLPHESIVYVGDSARAPYGPRPADQIREFTWELVNFLLTKNVKMIVFACNTATAVAWEEVKNALSIPVLGVILPGSSAAIKSTTSGKVGVIGTPMTIQSDIYRQKIQLLAPQIEVLSLACPKFVPIVESNETKSSVAKKIVYETLEPLVGKVDTLVLGCTHYPLLRPIIQNVMGSQVTLIDSGAECIRDISVLLNYFQINASREEKKADNLFFTTAGTDTFKEIANAWLEESIDVEHTDL; encoded by the coding sequence ATGGACAATAGACCGATTGGTTTTCTTGATTCTGGTGTAGGGGGCTTAACAGTTGTTCGAGAATTGATGAGACAACTGCCTCATGAATCTATCGTGTACGTGGGAGATTCTGCTAGAGCTCCTTATGGCCCAAGACCTGCAGATCAAATCAGGGAATTTACCTGGGAGCTTGTTAATTTCTTACTGACCAAAAATGTAAAGATGATCGTTTTTGCTTGTAATACAGCGACAGCAGTTGCTTGGGAAGAAGTCAAAAATGCTCTTTCTATACCTGTTTTGGGTGTTATTTTACCAGGCTCTAGCGCAGCCATTAAGTCAACGACCTCAGGAAAAGTAGGAGTCATTGGGACACCCATGACAATTCAATCAGATATATACCGCCAAAAAATTCAGTTGTTGGCCCCACAAATTGAGGTTTTGAGTTTGGCTTGTCCCAAATTTGTTCCTATTGTTGAGTCTAATGAAACAAAATCAAGTGTGGCTAAAAAGATTGTTTATGAGACCTTGGAGCCTCTTGTTGGAAAAGTAGATACTTTAGTACTGGGATGCACCCACTATCCCTTGCTTCGCCCTATTATCCAAAATGTGATGGGATCACAGGTTACCTTGATTGATAGTGGAGCAGAATGCATTCGAGATATCTCAGTTCTATTGAACTATTTTCAAATTAATGCTAGTCGTGAAGAAAAGAAAGCAGACAATCTTTTTTTTACCACTGCTGGCACCGATACTTTTAAAGAAATTGCCAATGCATGGCTAGAAGAATCTATTGATGTGGAGCATACGGATTTATGA
- a CDS encoding nucleoside-triphosphate diphosphatase, with product MSEKIYEYKDDKNWFIGKWQGYNTIKRLGQGISQDLDSLSSRLSQFNTNDIEDNWESFGYDVVIVTKDQESDVELVAFVLDMINQECHRHLRVTHFQGAHLIVEDDKLYDIFLPKSGISADAFQDDNKLMWDDTILIATHNKGKTKEFAELFGQLGYKVQDLNDFPDLPEVEETGITFEENARLKAETISNLTGKMVIADDSGLKVDVLGGLPGVWSARFSGPEANDDKNNAKLLHELAMVFDQKARSAQFHSTLVVAAPEKESLVVEADWPGYIAFQPKGDNGFGYDPLFIVGETGKHAAELLPEEKNQISHRGLAFKKLMEVFPEWQRKQQ from the coding sequence ATGAGTGAAAAAATCTATGAGTATAAAGATGACAAAAACTGGTTTATCGGAAAATGGCAAGGTTATAATACCATCAAAAGATTAGGTCAGGGCATAAGTCAGGACTTGGACAGCTTATCAAGTCGTTTATCACAGTTTAATACCAATGATATTGAAGACAATTGGGAAAGCTTTGGTTATGATGTTGTCATTGTGACAAAAGACCAAGAATCAGATGTAGAGTTAGTAGCATTTGTACTTGATATGATAAACCAGGAATGTCACCGTCATTTACGTGTCACACATTTCCAAGGTGCACATTTAATTGTTGAAGATGACAAACTGTACGATATCTTTTTACCAAAATCTGGCATCTCGGCAGATGCCTTTCAAGACGACAATAAACTGATGTGGGATGATACTATACTGATAGCAACCCATAATAAAGGAAAGACCAAGGAATTTGCGGAATTATTTGGCCAATTAGGTTACAAGGTTCAAGATTTAAATGATTTTCCAGATTTACCAGAAGTTGAAGAAACAGGCATAACATTTGAAGAAAATGCTCGTTTAAAAGCTGAGACCATTTCAAACCTTACGGGAAAAATGGTTATTGCTGATGATTCAGGATTGAAGGTTGATGTTTTAGGTGGTCTCCCTGGAGTTTGGTCTGCTCGTTTTTCTGGACCAGAAGCTAATGATGATAAAAACAATGCTAAATTACTGCATGAATTGGCAATGGTTTTTGATCAGAAAGCACGCTCTGCGCAATTTCACTCCACCTTGGTTGTAGCTGCACCTGAAAAAGAAAGTTTAGTGGTGGAAGCGGATTGGCCTGGTTATATTGCCTTCCAACCAAAAGGAGATAATGGTTTTGGTTATGACCCCTTATTTATAGTAGGTGAAACAGGAAAACATGCTGCTGAACTCTTACCTGAAGAAAAAAATCAAATATCGCATAGAGGTTTAGCCTTTAAGAAGCTAATGGAGGTATTTCCAGAATGGCAAAGAAAACAACAATAA